In Kineosporia sp. NBRC 101731, the DNA window CGTCGCCCTCGTCCGCCAGGGGACAGTACTCCGCGGTGATCACGAGGGCCGGCGGAAGCCCGCTGTGATCGGCCGCCTTGAGGGGTGAGGCGAGGGGGGACTCGCCGTCGGCCGGATCCGCGAGGTACCGGCTCCAGAACCACCCGGAAGACGTCGCGTTGAAGAACATCGGGTCGTTGTGCTCCCGCATGGACTCGGTGTCGGCGTCGTTGCTCATCGGTGGATAGACCAGTGCCTGGGCGCAGATCCGGGGCCCGTCAGCGTCTCTGGCCATCAGGGTCATGGCCGCGGCCAGGTTCCCGCCGGAACTGTCCCCGACCACACCGATACGTTCGACGTCGGCGCCGATCTCGGCCCCGTGCTGCGCCACCCACTGCACCGCGGCGTAGCAGTCGTCGACGGCCGCCGGGAACGGGTGCTCGGGAGCCAGTCGGTACCCGGCCGAGACGATCACGCAGGGCACCAGGGTGGACAGCGCCCGGCAGATCGCGTCCGAGGTGTCCAGGGAGCCGACGACCCAGCCGCCACCGAAGAAGTACACCAGCACCGGGAGCGGACCTTCACTGTCGGGCCGGTAGACCCGGATCGGCTGCGGGCCGGCCGGTCCCTCGATCTCCAGCTCGAACACCTGGTCCGGTTGCCGGTGCCAGTCCCAGGTGGTGGCCTCGGTCTCGCGGTCCGAGCGCCGGGCCTCGTCCACCGTCATCGTGTAGAGCGGCGTGAAACCGGTGGCCACCCGGTACTCCCGAACTCCCGCCACGATCGGATCGAGCGGCACGGGAGGCCTCCTGTTCGTCCGGACGCTCATCGGCCGATGAGGTGCTTCTGAGTCGCCGGACGCATCCGGAGACCGTGAATCCCGCCGTCCACGGCCAGCACGGTGCCCACCGTGGCCCCGGACAACGGGCTCGCCAGGTAGGCGATGGCCCCCGCCACCTCGGCGGCCGCCACCAGACGGTCGATCGGCAGGGTCGCGTTCATGGCCGCCCGGGCCGACTCCGGATCCGGCGTGCGGCTGAGCTGCCCGTTCACCCAGGGCGAGTCGACGGCACCGGGAGCGACGGCGTTGACGCGGATGCCCTCGCGGACGTGGTCCGCCGCCATGGCCTGCGTCAGGGCGGAGATCGCGCCCTTGCTGGCCGAGTACAGAACCCGCCGCTCCAGGCCGGCCCAGGCCACGATCGAGCTGGTGTTGACGATCGCGGCAGCCGGCGACCGGCGCAGGTGCGGTACCGCGTGCCGGGCGACCCGCACCATGCTCACCACGTTCGTGTTCAGCGTGCCGAGCCATTCCTCGTCGCTGTTCTCGGTGACGTTGCCGACCGCTGCGATCCCGACATTGTTCACCACCACGTCGAGCCGGCCGAACCGCTCGACCACGGAGTCGACCGCGGCCTTGACCTGGGCGTCGTCGGTGACATCAACCTCGATGCCGAGAATGTCGCCGGGCAGGCCGTCGGGCTTGATGTCGAAGGCGACGACCTGGGCGCCACGGTCCCTGAGCAGTTCTGCGGTGGCGAGGCCGATCGCCCCCGCTCCGCCGGTGACGATCGCAACCAGTCCGTTGAAGTCACTCACAGTCTTCTCCTCGGGTTGATGTGGACATCGTGGATGACCGGGTCCGAACGAGATTCCGGACGGACCCGGGGGTGACCCCGCGGACCGGGTGGGCCTCAGTCCGCGGTGAGAGCAGGCGCCTGCAGGCGCAGGCAGAGAAAGACGCTCAGCAGTCCCAGTACCCCCGTCAGGGCCCACAGGGCTTCGGGTGCCAGCGCGTACAGGGCACCCCCGATGACGGGGCCGGCCCCGGTGCCGACCGTGTAGGCGGCGCCGTACAGCCCCTGGTACCGCCCCACCATCCCGGGCGGGGTCAGACTGGCCAGATGGGCCTGGGCGACGGAGGAGTAGAGCATCTCGCCGAACGTCCAGATGAGCACCGTCACCGCGAGCAGGGCCAGACCGGAGGTGAAGCCGGTCAGGGTGAGCCCGACACCGGTGAAGACGTTCCCGACAGCCAGCACGTTCTGCGGCTTGTACCGGGAGACCACACTGATGAGAGGCAGTTCCAGCAGCACCACGAGCAACCCGTTGAGACCCATCAGAAGGCCGAAGTCGCTCTCGTCCAAGTTGATCTCGGTGACGTGCAGGGGAAGTCCGACCGTGGTCTGGATGTAGACGAACATCGCGAACACGGTCATCAGCAGGAATTGCCGCAGAGTCCGGTCGGCGAGCACCTGGCGATACCCGGTGGTGGTCCCGCCCTGCGGTTCTTCGTCTTTCTGCGCGGTCTTCGCCTCGACCGCCGGCTCGGGCGAGCGGCGCAGCAGGATCGCGACGATGACGCCGAACACCAGAAGTGTGCCCGCCTCGGCGAGGAACAGCCCGACGTAGGAGATGGTGGCCACCACACCGCCCAGGACACCTCCCACGGCGGAGCCGATGTTCTGGGCGAACCGCAGCACCCCGAAGGCGGCGAGCCGTTGCTGCGGGTTCTTCACCGCGTCGATCACCACCGCCGCCATGGCCGGCCGGTAGATCTGCGAAATCACACCCATCAGGGCGATCACGATCAGGATGGCGGGTAGCCAGCCGAGAAACGGCACGATCGCCGTCAGGGCCGAGGTGGCGAGAACGGACAGCAGGATGGACCGGCGCCAGCCGATGGTGTCGGTGAGGTACCCGCCCAGGACGTTGCCGAGCACTCGGCTCAGCCCGGCCACGCCGAGCACCAACCCGGCGGTCCCGGCGGAAAAGCCGCGCTGGGTCAGGTAGAGCACGAGGAACACCGGCAGGAAGGTACCGATCTGGAGGATCAGCCCACCGAGGCTGATGACCCAGACCCGGTTCGGCAGACCCCGGAGGGTGTCCCGGAATCGAGGTTCGCCGACGTCCGGTCGGACTGCACTTCTGGACAACATGGCTCCTAGTCTCGGAACTCCCGGCGTAGAGCCGGAGGCGCGAATTCTCTCCTCATTCCGAAGCGGTATCAAACCGGCATTTCGCCGTGGCGATCACCGCGTGACGCCGGCGTAGAGGTGGTCCTGCTCGAGCCGCCGCAGCGTGCGGTAATCAGCCTCGATCTGATCCGGATCGTCGGAAATCAGGATGACGTAACCCGGTTGGGTGGCGACGTCGATGGTGCGGGCCAGGGGCTCGCCTGCCGGGTGCGCCATCCGGGCCTCGGCGAACGACGGAAGTTCGCGCACCACAGCCAATTTCTCGTCGTCCGGAGCCGTACCCAGTTCGTGCGGATTGACCAGATGCACATAGCGCAGGTGCTGATTCACCCGATAGGCGATGTCCGGCAGGCGTTCGAGAGCGGCCGGGTCCGCCACCGACAGGGCGAGGAGATCGATCTGGTTGGTCCCGAAGCAGCGGTTACTGATCTCCGGGATCTGCCCCCCGCCCACCCGCGCGGCACACTCCACGAGCACCGGCCCCCGGGCGGTCATCATGACCTCGGTGTGGGCGGCCCAGTGCCGGATGCCGAGGGCGTCGAGCACCTCCCGGACGTAGGAGTCCAGTTCACCGGCCACCGGATCCTCCGGTGCCAGCATCTCGTTGTAGTCGTAGATGATGTTCCCGCCGGCCAGCCGGTTCTTGTAGTACCGCCAGATCTCGGTGGTGTGGTGCCGCCCCTCACGACTCACGGTGTTGACGAAATACTCGTCCCCGTCGAGGAACTCCTGGGCGAGGACCTCGGTGTTGGGGCGGGCGTAGCGATCGGTCCCGGCCATGATCTTCCGGTGGACGGCCCGGACCTGCTCCCCGGACGAACAGGCCACCACGTTGTCGGTACCGGCGCTGGACACCGGTTTCAGGACGACCGGGTACCCGGCGGTCCGCTCCGCCCACCCGACGATCTCGTCGGCGTCGGAAGAGACCATGGTGTCCGCGTGCCTGCGTCCGGACTCCCGCAGGGCCAGGACCATCTCGTACTTGTTCCGGCGCGCCGTCGTGCGGGCCGTGCCGTTGCCGGGGGTACCGAGCTCCGCGGAGAGCCGATCAGCCAGCTCCACACCCGACTCACCGCCGGCGATCACCCACCCGACATCGAGCCCGCGCAGCTGCGACACCGTGGCGGCAAGGTCGCCATGATGCCTGATGTTGGCAAAAAACCCTTCGGGAAAAGGTAATTTGGCCATGAAGACATCAGGGCTCGGAGACTGCACGTGGACGGCCTCAAGACCGAGCCGTTGCACCGCGGGCAGCATGAGCCGCCCCAGGGAGAGAGCGTCGACGAACGCCACCCGCTGCCTTCGTCCATGAGTACTGGTCGGCATCCTCAGCCACCTTCTTCGTCGTGGGAGCGATCCCTGATCGCCACCGTGGTTCCGGAACCGGCCAGCGCCCGGCCGACCGGATGGGGCACCCGCCCGTCCGCGATCTGGACGCAGGCGACCCCACCGGCCAGAGCCTCGCGCGCCGCAACAAGTTTGAGCGCCATACCACCACCGACGGCGCCACCGGGAGCGCCGCTGGGTGGCACTTCGTAGGCACTCAGCAGGCTGGTCTCGTCGCCGGGGTCTGCGAGCAGGCCCGGTGCCCCGGTCAGGAGCACCAGGCGGTCTGCCCGCAGGGCCGCCGCGAGAGCCGCCGCCGCGCGGTCGGCGTCGACGTTCACCGGACGTCCACTCTCGTCGATCGCCGGTGGCGAGACCACCGGCACGAAGCCGGCCGCCAGGAGAGTCTGCACCAGTTCGGTGCGTACCTCACCGAGCCGCCCACTGAGGTTGTCCCGCACCACGGTCGTCCGGCCGTCCACCACGGCCCGCACGGCGGTCTTGCGACGGGCCTGCAGCATGCCCCCGTCCAGGCCGGTGAGGCCCACGGCCGCAACCCCCCGGCGGGAGAGTTCCGCGACGATCCCCGGCTTGACCGATCCGGCCAGGGCCAGCACGACCACCTCCAGCGTGGCCGGGTCGGTGTACCGGGTGGACACCTGGTCCGGAGCGACGAGAGTGCGTTGGGGTACGTCGAGTTTTTCGGCCAGACGCGCAATTTCCCCCGATCCCCCGTGAACCAGGAGGATCGAGTGCCCCTGGGCCACGAGCCGGGCGACGTCGGCACAGACGCCGGCGATGTCGACGGCCGGGTTGCCACCGCACTTGATCACCGTCAACGGTCTGGTGGTCACGGTCTTCTCCAGTTCACCGAAATCAGATGGGATGCAGGCCGGGAAAGGTGAGGCCGAGGTTCTCGGGCCGACCCATCCGGATATTCATGCACTGGACCGCGTTTCCCGCGCCTCCCTTCATCAGGTTGTCCAGTGCCGCGATGACGACCAACCGCCCGGTCTTCTCGTCGTGGGCAAATCCGACGTCGCAGAAGTTCGATCCCAGAAGGATCTTCGGCTCCGGATACCGGAAGGTGCCCCGCCGGTGAGCGACCAGGCGCACGAACGGCTCGTCCTGATAGCTCTCCCGGAAGGCCCGGCGCACCGCCGAGAGGTCCACACCGGGGCACAGGGTGACGTGACCGATCGTCTGAACGCCCCGCACCGCCTCCACCCCGGTCGCCGTCATCATCGTCGGGATGCCCGTGTGCCGGGCGATCTCGGCCTCGTGCCGATGCCCGGTCGGAGCGAAGACCCGCATCGCACCACTACGTTCGGCGTGCAGGTTGCCTTCCCCCGCGGTGGCCCCGGAACCGCTGGAACCGGTCCGGGCGTCGAACCGGGCCGACCGCTCGACCAGTCCCCGCACCGCGAGGGGGTGCAACGCCAGGATGCCCGCCATCGCCATGCAACCGGGCATACTGACCCGGTCGGCACCGCGCAGGCGTTCTCGGTGAAGCTCCGGGATCCCCGGTACGAAGTCGCCGAGCAGATGCGGGGCGACGTGCGATGTCCCGTAGTACTGCTCGAAGACTCCGGGGTCGTCCAGCCGGAAGTCACCCGTGAGGTCGATGACCTGCTTCGCCCGGCCGGCCCAGGTGTCGATCTGGGTCATGGCCGAGCGGTGCGGCAGCGACAGGAACACCGTGTCGCAGTCGCTCACCTCGTCGGCCGAGCAGAACGTCTGGTCGGTGACCGAGCGCAGGTTCGGGTGCACGCCGTCGACCCGTTTGCCGGCGAACCGGGACGACACCGCGCTCACCGCCTCGACCTCGGGATGGCCGAGCAGCAGACGCAGCAGTTCACCACCGATGTAGCCGGCCGCGCCGACCACCGCTACCCGGGCCACTACCGGCCGCCCGGGAGATTCAGCTGCTCGTGCTCAATCATTACTCTCCCCAGTCCTCTTCGACCTCGGGCGCCAGGGCGAGCACGGTCGGGGCCAGGGCCACGATCTCCAGTTCACTGCGGCAACCGGCACAGTCGATGATCTCGTTGAGCCGCACCGACTGACTGATCCGGACCTCGTCCTCGCACTCGGGACAGGCCTGCAGGGTGGTCATGGTCATCGGGGAAATTCCTTCCGCTTGGTCCGCCTCATCGAGAAAGACGCTACGTGGCAGCGAGTTCGGGTACGTCCGCGACAAGTTCAAGCAGGACTCGACGGAGGGCTTACTTTCCCGGCGAGAAGTCATCGTCCCGATTACCCGGGCCAATTTCCGCGCGTGCGAGCCTGGCTGAAATTCACGTTCCCTGTTCTCCCCGAAGTCCCCGAGCTGGAGGTTCCAGCATGAAACCCGTTGTTGTCCTTTCCCAATGGGGTGCCGGCGGTGTGGTTCTCGCCGCCGCGCAGTTACGGGCCCGCGGTCTGCGGTCGGTCTTGGTCTCCGAACTGCCCGACCACCGCTGGCGCCATCTGTGCGACGACCACGTCCTGATGGACTGGGCCACCGAGGACGTGTCCACCCTGATCTCCCGGCTCGACCAGCGCGGGATCGTCCCCGTCGCCGTCGTCAACCTGGTGGAGCCGCTCATTCACTGGCAGCAGGAGCTGAGCGCCCACTACGGCCTCCCCGGGGCCGGTGGCGGCCTCACGTCGCTGGCCAGCAAGACGCTGGTGCGTGAACAGATGCGGACACTCGGGCTGTCCACCGTGCGCTTCTGCAGCGATCCGGCGGAGGTCGACTTCTTCCCGGCGATCGTCAAGCCCGCCAGCGGCTCATCGGCCTCGTGGCTGGTGCGGCTGCTGCACGACCACAACGATCTGCTGGCCTACCAGCGCCTCCTGGCCGAGCGCGATCTCGCCGGCACCGACCTGATCTTCGAGGAGTACCTGCCCGGTACCGAGTTCTCCCTGGACGGGCCGGTCGTCGACGGGATCTTCCATCCGGTGCTGGCGGTCGAGAAGCCCGACCACGACG includes these proteins:
- a CDS encoding SDR family oxidoreductase, giving the protein MSDFNGLVAIVTGGAGAIGLATAELLRDRGAQVVAFDIKPDGLPGDILGIEVDVTDDAQVKAAVDSVVERFGRLDVVVNNVGIAAVGNVTENSDEEWLGTLNTNVVSMVRVARHAVPHLRRSPAAAIVNTSSIVAWAGLERRVLYSASKGAISALTQAMAADHVREGIRVNAVAPGAVDSPWVNGQLSRTPDPESARAAMNATLPIDRLVAAAEVAGAIAYLASPLSGATVGTVLAVDGGIHGLRMRPATQKHLIGR
- the argC gene encoding N-acetyl-gamma-glutamyl-phosphate reductase, which produces MARVAVVGAAGYIGGELLRLLLGHPEVEAVSAVSSRFAGKRVDGVHPNLRSVTDQTFCSADEVSDCDTVFLSLPHRSAMTQIDTWAGRAKQVIDLTGDFRLDDPGVFEQYYGTSHVAPHLLGDFVPGIPELHRERLRGADRVSMPGCMAMAGILALHPLAVRGLVERSARFDARTGSSGSGATAGEGNLHAERSGAMRVFAPTGHRHEAEIARHTGIPTMMTATGVEAVRGVQTIGHVTLCPGVDLSAVRRAFRESYQDEPFVRLVAHRRGTFRYPEPKILLGSNFCDVGFAHDEKTGRLVVIAALDNLMKGGAGNAVQCMNIRMGRPENLGLTFPGLHPI
- a CDS encoding [LysW]-aminoadipate kinase encodes the protein MTTRPLTVIKCGGNPAVDIAGVCADVARLVAQGHSILLVHGGSGEIARLAEKLDVPQRTLVAPDQVSTRYTDPATLEVVVLALAGSVKPGIVAELSRRGVAAVGLTGLDGGMLQARRKTAVRAVVDGRTTVVRDNLSGRLGEVRTELVQTLLAAGFVPVVSPPAIDESGRPVNVDADRAAAALAAALRADRLVLLTGAPGLLADPGDETSLLSAYEVPPSGAPGGAVGGGMALKLVAAREALAGGVACVQIADGRVPHPVGRALAGSGTTVAIRDRSHDEEGG
- a CDS encoding ATP-grasp domain-containing protein, whose protein sequence is MPTSTHGRRQRVAFVDALSLGRLMLPAVQRLGLEAVHVQSPSPDVFMAKLPFPEGFFANIRHHGDLAATVSQLRGLDVGWVIAGGESGVELADRLSAELGTPGNGTARTTARRNKYEMVLALRESGRRHADTMVSSDADEIVGWAERTAGYPVVLKPVSSAGTDNVVACSSGEQVRAVHRKIMAGTDRYARPNTEVLAQEFLDGDEYFVNTVSREGRHHTTEIWRYYKNRLAGGNIIYDYNEMLAPEDPVAGELDSYVREVLDALGIRHWAAHTEVMMTARGPVLVECAARVGGGQIPEISNRCFGTNQIDLLALSVADPAALERLPDIAYRVNQHLRYVHLVNPHELGTAPDDEKLAVVRELPSFAEARMAHPAGEPLARTIDVATQPGYVILISDDPDQIEADYRTLRRLEQDHLYAGVTR
- a CDS encoding ATP-grasp domain-containing protein, with the protein product MKPVVVLSQWGAGGVVLAAAQLRARGLRSVLVSELPDHRWRHLCDDHVLMDWATEDVSTLISRLDQRGIVPVAVVNLVEPLIHWQQELSAHYGLPGAGGGLTSLASKTLVREQMRTLGLSTVRFCSDPAEVDFFPAIVKPASGSSASWLVRLLHDHNDLLAYQRLLAERDLAGTDLIFEEYLPGTEFSLDGPVVDGIFHPVLAVEKPDHDEIRHHDAGLRIHPPQDEHVRAGVSALRDSLSALCTHLRLDSVWLHVEGRSNADGRTELVEINPRFGGGMYYTAIREATGIDAMEAVLAMLLGEFTLGPARPRHQGAMLGWVDVEADEIGRVEISTTADDLRSFPFVIDADVVDGYQATDMEKENYFLRFAMTADSVDELRARAADVLASVDYRIVAPGTEDRR
- a CDS encoding alpha/beta hydrolase, which produces MPLDPIVAGVREYRVATGFTPLYTMTVDEARRSDRETEATTWDWHRQPDQVFELEIEGPAGPQPIRVYRPDSEGPLPVLVYFFGGGWVVGSLDTSDAICRALSTLVPCVIVSAGYRLAPEHPFPAAVDDCYAAVQWVAQHGAEIGADVERIGVVGDSSGGNLAAAMTLMARDADGPRICAQALVYPPMSNDADTESMREHNDPMFFNATSSGWFWSRYLADPADGESPLASPLKAADHSGLPPALVITAEYCPLADEGDAYADALARAGVPVEHHRYPDLPHGFVAMSAILGTARDALGEIAEFLRRRLE
- a CDS encoding MFS transporter, with the protein product MLSRSAVRPDVGEPRFRDTLRGLPNRVWVISLGGLILQIGTFLPVFLVLYLTQRGFSAGTAGLVLGVAGLSRVLGNVLGGYLTDTIGWRRSILLSVLATSALTAIVPFLGWLPAILIVIALMGVISQIYRPAMAAVVIDAVKNPQQRLAAFGVLRFAQNIGSAVGGVLGGVVATISYVGLFLAEAGTLLVFGVIVAILLRRSPEPAVEAKTAQKDEEPQGGTTTGYRQVLADRTLRQFLLMTVFAMFVYIQTTVGLPLHVTEINLDESDFGLLMGLNGLLVVLLELPLISVVSRYKPQNVLAVGNVFTGVGLTLTGFTSGLALLAVTVLIWTFGEMLYSSVAQAHLASLTPPGMVGRYQGLYGAAYTVGTGAGPVIGGALYALAPEALWALTGVLGLLSVFLCLRLQAPALTAD